Proteins from one Rhipicephalus sanguineus isolate Rsan-2018 unplaced genomic scaffold, BIME_Rsan_1.4 Seq2833, whole genome shotgun sequence genomic window:
- the LOC119376931 gene encoding uncharacterized protein LOC119376931 produces the protein MASLERLRKNRGVVRASVTRTITLLTDELQATAPDAAQVDSHVAYLTQKNVELDNLNKQILDATDDDAYDEELEAAEDYDRKVSYAVSRARFFLREHANTATARRTSRPEATLPNPDVAGAGSSAHAEVTDAAPRVTEGTPGPATAPRHRTVVLPKLQIPTFSGALRDWQTFWDHFSATIHRNEDLLPIEKFKYLLSYLSGAAKRAIEGIRLTEDNYAIAIRTLTERFGRRDLLINEHIDHLLALPPVKSSADVDKLRLLYDKVQFRVSALTGLGVSPDQYNVVLNRVLMRCLPDDLAILYRQKSKEAAQDTSGIATPEERARQHAEMLSFLRIQIEVREEGRPGRTPSAFSRLLPEEDVEPPTAPMGHLPTASALAAESVPVTEEVCPLCSSCQHTIADCNVQLPAEEKRARLRTARCCYRCGLQNHIARFCRRARSIICSKCNRRHLTILCELFTPAAPTRANATTVNQDEPRIAGRGTNTPSVTSAPSALSGINAVLLQTGRVWIECGSQKRLVRILLDSGSQRTFIRADVSKDLRCPVMGTEELSLVTFGHSKPREVIRSRRVALTLRGQRRDIVVTVEALEVPEVCAVTSPPLSTDILQLLCDKNYDAADNFHPDTWNPQEVSVLLGSDVYWKVATGKVDHLTSNLTAVETKFGWTVQGTTERERSSASTSALFLHCSTKSVPDCDLSAMWRLDVIGIKAPAQEKSKVPPELEAFEEGIVKLDGRYQVPLMLKDPGIPAGSDNRWLAERRLQAQLNRFRPQPELLKQYDTAIRAYFNEDHAERVEELLPRENVYYMPHHAVIRREAVTTKLRVVFDASSHALGHPCLNDVLFKDTKLGVDIVQLLLTFRCHPVVLIADIKKAYLQMLIRPEDRDVLRFLWIDRLPSDDDPSPSVVTWRMTRVPFGASSSPFLLAATIRHHLALCREQHPETVALLEKAFYVDDLIVGLPNVEEAATVYNEARKIFSEASMELRKWASNAHALRKIFLKDKIAFENEAGESTLIKVLGVPWEREGDRIVLMVREASDFAANKPSTKRIVLQTLARVYDPLGRA, from the exons ATGGCATCGTTGGAACGGCTCCGCAAGAACCGTGGCGTCGTCAGGGCCAGCGTCACACGAACAATTACGCTCCTGACCGACGAACTTCAGGCCACGGCTCCCGATGCCGCTCAAGTTGATTCGCACGTTGCATACCTGACTCAGAAGAACGTCGAGCTCGACAACCTCAACAAGCAAATCCTCGACGCCACGGACGATGACGCTTATGACGAAGAGCTCGAGGCCGCGGAAGACTACGACCGGAAGGTGTCCTATGCCGTGTCTCGAGCGCGCTTCTTcctgcgcgaacacgccaacacAGCGACGGCAAGGAGGACTTCAAGGCCCGAGGCTACGTTACCGAACCCCGACGTCGCTGGGGCCGGCAGCTCAGCGCATGCCGAGGTCACTGACGCTGCACCTCGTGTAACAGAGGGGACACCCGGCCCAGCAACCGCGCCGCGTCATCGCACAGTGGTCCTGCCGAAACTGCAGATACCGACATTTTCCGGCGCACTGCGCGACTGGCAGACCTTCTGGGACCACTTCAGTGCCACGATCCATCGTAATGAAGACCTTCTGCCGATTGAGAAATTTAAGTACCTCCTCTCGTATTTGAGTGGCGCCGCGAAGAGAGCCATCGAAGGCATTAGACTCACGGAGGACAATTATGCGATCGCCATCAGGACCTTGACGGAGCGATTTGGTCGACGCGACTTGctcatcaacgagcacatcgaccaccTGCTCGCCTTACCACCAGTCAAGTCTTCGGCAGATGTCGACAAACTTCGCCTACTCTACGACAAGGTACAATTTCGCGTCTCGGCACTGACCGGTTTGGGCGTCTCACCCGACCAGTACAACGTGGTCCTCAACCGCGTCCTAATGAGGTGCCTGCCTGACGACCTCGCGATACTCTACCGGCAGAAGTCCAAAGAAGCCGCGCAGGATACGTCCGGTATAGCGACCCCCGAAGAAAGAGCTCGTCAGCATGCAGAAATGCTAAGCTTCCTGCGCATACAAATTGAGGTTCGAGAGGAAGGCAGGCCAGGACGAACACCGTCTGCTTTCTCGCGGTTACTGCCCGAAGAAGATGTCGAACCTCCAACAGCACCGATGGGACATTTGCCTACAGCGTCCGCACTTGCTGCCGAATCTGTTCCAGTTACGGAAGAGGTGTGCCCCTTATGCAGCAGTTGTCAGCACACCATCGCGGACTGCAACGTTCAACTCCCAGCTGAGGAAAAACGGGCTCGGTTGCGCACTGCTCGTTGCTGCTACCGTTGCGGCTTGCAAAACCACATCGCGCGTTTTTGCCGACGTGCGCGCAGCATCATCTGTAGTAAGTGCAACCGACGACATCTCACTATCCTCTGTGAATTGTTCACGCCGGCAGCCCCAACCCGTGCAAACGCAACGACAGTGAACCAAGACGAGCCTCGCATCGCCGGGCGAGGCACGAACACGCCGTCAGTGACATCGGCTCCAAGCGCCCTGAGCGGAATCAACGCCGTTCTTCTCCAAACAGGACGAGTCTGGATCGAGTGCGGGTCCCAAAAGCGTCTCGTGCGCATTCTTCTTGACAGCGGTAGCCAGCGCACATTCATCCGAGCGGATGTCTCAAAGGACCTCAGATGCCCGGTTATGGGAACCGAAGAACTTTCCTTGGTAACGTTCGGCCACTCGAAGCCCCGCGAAGTAATCCGCAGTCGACGGGTAGCTTTGACTTTACGAGGCCAACGTAGGGACATAGTGGTAACCGTGGAGGCCTTGGAGGTCCCCGAAGTGTGTGCAGTTACAAGCCCGCCGCTCAGCACTGATATTTTGCAGCTTTTGTGCGACAAGAACTATGATGCAGCAGACAACTTTCATCCCGACACATGGAACCCACAGGAAGTAAGCGTATTACTTGGTTCCGACGTCTACTGGAAGGTCGCGACTGGGAAGGTTGATCATTTAACCAGCAACCTGACGGCCGTGGAAACCAAGTTCGGCTGGACCGTTCAGGGCACCACGGAACGCGAAAGAAGTTCAGCATCTACGAGCGCTCTATTCCTGCACTGCAGCACGAAGTCAGTTCCTGACTGTGATCTTTCTGCGATGTGGCGTCTCGACGTCATTGGGATCAAAGCACCTGCTCAAGAAAAGAGCAAGGTTCCGCCAGAACTTGAGGCATTTGAAGAGGGCATTGTCAAGCTAGACGGGCGCTACCAGGTGCCGCTGATGTTAAAGGATCCAGGAATACCTGCCGGCAGCGACAATCGATGGTTGGCGGAGCGCCGTCTGCAAGCACAATTAAATAGGTTCAGACCACAGCCCGAACTCCTCAAGCAGTATGACACGGCAATCAGAGCGTATTTTAACGAGGACCACGCAGAGCGAGTTGAAGAGCTACTGCCAAGAGAAAATGTGTATTATATGCctcatcatgccgtcatacgaAGAGAGGCCGTTACGACAAAACTTCGGGTGGTGTTTGACGCTTCCTCGCACGCGCTTGGCCATCCCTGCCTGAATGATGTCCTGTTCAAGGATACGAAGCTTGGAGTTGACATTGTGCAGCTGCTACTCACCTTCCGATGTCACCCGGTAGTCCTTATCGCGGACATCAAAAAGGCATACTTGCAGATGCTTATTCGCCCGGAAGACCGCGATGTGCTGCGATTCCTCTGGATTGATCGGTTGCCCTCGGATGATGATCCATCTCCATCTGTGGTGACGTGGAGAATGACGCGGGTCCCGTTCGGAGCCTCGTCTAGCCCATTTTTGCTCGCAGCTACCATTCGACATCACCTAGCACTCTGTCGAGAACAACATCCTGAGACTGTAGCATTACTAGAGAAAGCCTTTTACGTCGATGACCTTATCGTGGGACTTCCGAATGTGGAAGAAGCGGCCACAGTGTACAATGAAGCACGCAAGATATTCTCGGAAGCAAGCATGGAACTGCGCAAGTGGGCTTCCAATGCACATGCCTTGCGAAAAATCTTCCTTAAAGACAAGATTGCTTTTGAAAACGAAGCCGGAGAGAGTACCCTAATCAAAGTCCTCGGTGTACCTTGGGAACGTGAAGGCGACAGAATTGTCCTCATGGTGCGCGAAGCGTCGGACTTCGCTGCGAACAAGCCTTCGACCAAGCGCATTGTGCTCCAGACATTAGCAAGAGTGTACGATCCGTTGGG CCGCGCATGA